CTCATTTTGTAATTCATAGTTACGGATGAGTCATGACTTATTTCTAATAGCATTTATTACTTTGTGTATTGCTTAAGGAGACAAAATTGCATCTAACAAAATTGGCCTAACTGGGAAATGGAAGGAGCTGTGAttattaaatgagaaaaataattgataGATTTGAGATGCAAAACCTAAGCCTGTGTGTGCAGGATAGCTTGCTTCTCATGTTTCTCATCAATGGTGTTTTTGTAGCAGGTGGTAAAAATAGGAACACAGCTAGTATATGCAATCTTTCTCCTTTGACTTTTAGCCATAGAACTCCTGTGCTAGAAACTCAGAATTAGTAGACATTTGCTGTGACACCCAGTAACTTTGGGTTTACGGTGATCAAAGAGCCAATTATTTATTAGATTTCTTGTTTCTAATGAAAAATCAAGCTAATGGAATTGGAGCCTGAGtaacacagaatatttttgaacTAAACTAGGAACTTATTTCCTGGAACGTCCAGAATGTCTGTGTACAATTTAGAAACTGCATGATCACTAAAGGAGTTTCtatgtattatttttagaattgtCAGTCTGGAACGCACTAAATTTTGGGAGCTCTAGTACTGAGAAAATGGTCAAATTGACAGCCCTAGAATATGGACTGTTGCTTATCCACGGAACATAAGCTCTGTTCTGTGTTAAGGTAAGCACCCTGACATCATGTTTCATGCATAAAAATGTTTCCGCTAAAGTGTGGGAATAGTGTTTATGCTTATTCACAATTACTTTGTGAAAAAGAGAGTTTTATTACAGTGATTTTGCTACTTCTGAAGGTAACAACAGCTCTAAATGAAATCAGCATAATTATTTTCACTTACTTGGAAGCAAACATATTCCAAGCTTTTCGTACAACATTGTCAAGCGGTTTCAGCAGGAACTGGCTATTGCTAACCAAAGAAGCAGACTTTTCATACTTATTAAATGCTCTTGGTGTTTTCCATGCACTAAAAGCATCCTGAGGGTTTAACCATGACGTATATAATGAAGGATCTCGGAAACTTCCTGTAGCAGAAATAAGGAAGACATTTTGATAAATGTAAAGCTACAAGGTGTTGTTTCTTGATCTCAGTAGTCCTGGGTGACCTAATCAGGGTTTGGCAGATCAGTCCAGGCTTTGAAAAAAGTCTGCAGACTGGTCAGCCTGTTGCAAATGTAACTGCTTTAAACAGATTCATTATGTTATCCAGGAGTGTACTCTTGTATCAGTACTTCATATGTGAGCTATGCTTGTCACTCCAGAATACATTTTCAGACAACATAGGTAAGAATTCTAACGTGTATATAGGCTTCAGTCTCTTCTTCCTTCGCTGGAAtgctttaggaaaaacaaaaatctaagtTGTAAATACAACAGCCTTAACCAATTACACAACATGTCCTTGGACATTAAAATCTTTCTAGAGGAAATATTGGCCCTACTAGTTAAATatgtgacctttttttttctcacttgcaCCAGAAATGGTTGCgaagaaaacagtgaaaggTGAAATGAATTGCTATGacattgttctttttcttctcacctAAGTCTGCACTGTGCGTATCTTTTCCTCTCAGGATAACCAGGTTGGCAATGGAAGTATTGAAATGCAGCAGCTTGTTTGTGGAATGGCTGGAGGGAATGGAGGAGCCTGGACGTGGCGGCTGTACTTGCCAATCAATACCTGTGAGGTTTTAGGAAAGAAGatgtaaaataatgtttcatGAAGTACGGATTCAGACTAGCTGACGAGTGTTAGCTAACTAACACTGCCCCAAGCTGAGATCGTGTTAGGGTTTGTAGTTTCTACATGTTAGTTAAGCAGCAATTACACAAttctcagagaaaaacagagttCATCCAGCAGCATTTGTCTGGTAGTCACTAGCCTTACCAGAGAAAATAGATACTTGTTTCTATAGTTAGCAATCTGCCAGCCCATTCTTTGCATAACTGGAAGTTTTACTGAATTCTCAATGTAAATGATATGGGAAAGCTAAGCATATGATTTTTATTAGTAGAAGgtgcaacaagaaaaaacatagcAAAACTAATGACCCAAAGAATGTTCCAAATGAATCATGTAAATTAAGTACGCGACCAAAACTGTTGGTTTGCTTTGCATATTTTCAATAGTTATAATTAACAGAGATGTCTGGGagcaaaaacagaagcaagccaggagctgctgtggcagCTGAGTGAATAGTTATAGAAGCAGCTGGCTATGTAGAGGCAAATTCCTGCTGTCTGAGGGCAGCATCTTTTTTCTGAACCGACTGACTAAAGTTAGTGAGCTCCAGAAAACAATAAACTTTGTTTTACTGTAAAAATGTATGCTTAAAGAGTGATGGCTACTGAAGATGAGTGGGTGCTATTTACCTTCTTCCATTTTGGCGTTAGCAATGAGCATTTGCCTTAGGTGTTTGATGAGTCCAGGCCAACTGAATGTGCTATATGCAAGGGAATTTTCAGGCATCTGAGGTATGTTACGAAGACCCAACATCTTGAATTCAGGATGCGGAACTAATGTCTCCATTAagtctcctgaaaaaaaaaataacagttgcTCATATTTCACAAAATTATTACATAGGCTAGTAAAAATGGGAGAAGAGCATGAGAAATTTTACAAACATCTAgtaatttaagaaacaaaacaagatatATAAAGTTTACATTTAACAAATATACAGACACATCAGACAAAATGTTAACTCTTCCTACTTCCTACTGAGCTCTATACAAGGAAGTTAGCAACACTTACTCTAAAGCGACTTGTGTTGCTTTATAGTCTGGTTTGAAATCTTAAAGACCTTATACACTGCTGAAGAGATTAATAGGAAGatgagaaattttaattttacagacaAACCCCTGGCAATATGGGTAGCTTTCTCTAATCCCAAATGTCAGCCAGTTGCTTCTTGCTACCAAGCTGCACGCTAGCTTGTCTTCTGAGCTGCTCACAAAACTTACATTCTGTTTCACAAACTTCTAACCTAATGCAAAATGTAAAAACTCAGTCCAAAATTACTGTCCTGCAgaaatttcctctgaaatgcAAATAGGTACAAGGGTGGCTGTAGTCAgttgaaaaaggagaaacacgGTTCTTTTGGTAAAGAATGAAACCAGAAGTCGGGGTATCCTATTTTTGACTCTGCTACAAAATGGGGGTTGAACTTCTAACTTATTAGTCTTTTGCTTCACTTTTCTTATCTTAAACCTTGGGAAGTATCCAAAAACTTGAGGAAGGAAACTGACGAACTTAAATTCACAAAATGAAATGGGTACAGAAAGATATGTGAGAATGCATTAGGTGGTTATATTACAGTTAGATACCTAATGGGTTTCTGCTATAGTGTAAGCCATCTTCTGCTGTGTAAGTGGGCTGGAAAACACTCCCTAGCTGATGTGCAATGACTTGGTTTACGTCCTTGAAGGAGATCTGTTTCATATGCATCAGCTGAGCACAGATCTTGTGGATGACATCATTTTCATGAACAAGAAGAGCATCTGATGACTGATACAGATGTGACAGAGTCAAAACAGAGTTGTAGTTTTGAACAATGacctgaagaggaaaaaaaaacacaaaaccacacaaacgAGAGTCAAACAACTTAATCTCTTTCTAGTTTATATATCTCTGGCTGCTGTCATTTCCTCAATTATGATTTAGGAAGTGACTCATTTTCTTTACCAAAGTGCAGAATGAGGTCAGGAGCTAGCACAGCTGTTTGATGGAAAGAGCAAGACCTGTGAAAATCATGTTACCCATATCAGTTCAGAATAGAATCTGTCTGGGAAGTGATTATAATGTTCAGATATTATTGTAACAGGAAATTTATAGTTAGCTTGTAGAGCTTCTCATGAAACTGCATTGTTCCTTAGAAATTATATTAGTaatcttaaatgttttgttattattagCTTGAGATCTTAgtgattttgatattttttttttgttttgtgaaactGCATAACCAAATGTTAGGCAATTTATTAGCTATGT
This is a stretch of genomic DNA from Anser cygnoides isolate HZ-2024a breed goose chromosome 18, Taihu_goose_T2T_genome, whole genome shotgun sequence. It encodes these proteins:
- the TUBD1 gene encoding tubulin delta chain, whose amino-acid sequence is MSIVTVQLGQCGNQIGREVFNAICSDVHGTHGLCSKKENESYHDACKERFFIEAESGVPVARAVLVDMEPKVISQTLSIAAKSGYWKYDDHSHFCQKQGSGNNWANGYTVHGPRHKEVIMNLVQKEAEKCDRLGGFFTIMSMAGGTGSGLGAFVTQCLRDAFPSSFILNHVIWPYGTGEVIVQNYNSVLTLSHLYQSSDALLVHENDVIHKICAQLMHMKQISFKDVNQVIAHQLGSVFQPTYTAEDGLHYSRNPLGDLMETLVPHPEFKMLGLRNIPQMPENSLAYSTFSWPGLIKHLRQMLIANAKMEEGIDWQVQPPRPGSSIPSSHSTNKLLHFNTSIANLVILRGKDTHSADLGSFRDPSLYTSWLNPQDAFSAWKTPRAFNKYEKSASLVSNSQFLLKPLDNVVRKAWNMFASKAYVHQYTKYGIEEEDFLDSFTALEQVISSYTIL